The genomic stretch TCTTCCTGAATTATATGTTATGACAGCTATTTGCTAGATTGATGTCAACCCCTGTCAAGTATTTGTTAATTGATCAGTTGGTAACACACGTAGCAAAGGGACAAAGCTAACGGACGAACAAAGATGCATGTAAGATACACTCTAGGTGACGGAGAGTTGTCGCGAAATTGTCAATTGATTTTGCGATaagatttttttcaatttcgatGGCCGATCGTAATTTCAGTTCCCTATTATGGAATATCTTTGGAGAGATAAACTTTATCTTTATGTTTCCGTGGGATAATTATTTCACGTGCTTTTTCTCGAGTATCTCAGTTTAATTATGACACTCCATAAATAACTACTTTTATCTTCAGGCAGACTTGTAGTGATGACTTACGAGTATTTAGCAGTCACGAAAACATATAACTCAAGGAGGACAgtaggtcatttccgagttcacgtctaccccctcttcaaagcgagtctctaagtgcgaagttttcctCATGAAATTTCATTCGTATGTAAAGtagcatgaactcggaaatgggttattaaaatcgttaaaatccGTTAAAAAACATCGGCTactcaaaaaaatttaaatattttttttattggtgGAAGTGGCCGACAATAACGGGAAGTAAAAGGGAGTTCAATAAGAAACGACGACGCATACGGAAACAAAATGTTACTTCACGCTTTCATAAAAATTTTGcgttttttccattttgttcAAGTTGCACTtacaatatgggcgaaataTTCTGTAACTTGGTGCAAGCGGTCCTGATAAAGATGGAGAGTGAACGATTCACTGTTGTATCagtcacgttgtcgtcaaaacttggTGTGATTTCACGGCATTGTTATGCAAAGACCGCAAAAATACGAAACCATGCGCAGCAGGATTACTTCGTCATTTCTTCTTAAAATTCCTATTTTAAAGCAGGTGTGTCAGTTGCAATGTTGAAGGGCGCAAACGAGGGCACAAACCCTCATTTTGCACCTTACTCGTGATCAAGCTATGGCTGGTATTTGCAGTATGTTGAATACTAAAACGGGTGGATCATGTGTATCGATCCACATTTCTAGTTCCTAACTCACTACTTATTTTCCAGTTTTAATTGCGCTCCTTCTCAAGAGGGTATCATTTTCCGGAAGAATAGTCAAAAACTAAACGGAGCTTTTGTGGTAGACTAGAATGCGATACTCAAAATTGATTGCATGCACGCATACAAAGAGTTTCGGACCGTGATTGGATAAATTGAACGGGACAAAGAGTTAAAAACGAGGATTAGGGACGAGGGATGTGAAAGAAGCACTGCAAGCAGTTTAGGTCgggcctttcgtgaaatgatttagtatttcattggtgtttatgtaaTAAATATAAACATTCGCTGCGCTcaatcgtgaaatatttttcaacactcgaagagaaatttaaCCGCATTAACTTTTGTTAAAAACTCTCTCACTTTCGCAGCTTGTCTTTCATTCAACTTAATTTGTCCTAAATTCAGGTCCCTGCAGACTAGTTGCCGCCCTTGCGGTGAGGACTGTATGAGGTTCGGGTAGGTTTTGCGTAGGTGAACGCAAAACAATTTCAGAGTGGAATAGACTTACCTCAGTACAATCTGTAAGAGTCCGACACTGTCTTCAAACAAGTCTGGGTGAAAAAGCATCTTCTGCATGCGTGCTTTAACAAGGCGTCTTCACTGGCATTCACCCCTTGCTAGGCTAAAGCAATTTTTAAGTGTTCTAGAAGTTTCACTCTCTAGGTTTGTTCAACGAACAAAGAGACAAACAACATAATACTGTttacaaaaacaacaacgttAATGTTtctataaaataaaaagatgggatgtatttgttttccaattattgtttttgttgttgaaatgtCCTATCTACTGGAACAAAAGAATCCTCTGTTTCGGAAGCCAATGAGGATCTTGGCACATTTGCAACAAATGACGTCATCTGTATCTTTCCAACAACTGCCCGGTGTTCTTTAAATACAGTAATAAGCCTTGAAAATATTTAAGTTGTTATCATTTGATCATGGCCATTTTTGAGAAGCCTCATTCTCCAAGGGACCGTATGAGATTACTGTTTTTTGCAGATCTAACACAAACGTTAACTTTCCTCAAGGATTTGCACAAGCACAAGGCAATAGGGATATAAACTCAAGTCCTATGAACAGACTTTCTTCTGCGTACAGCCAACAGCTGCTAAATCGCTTTTTAATTTTGCGCTGCTTTAGAATTTGTTGATTCCGGCTTCAACATCTTTTGGAGCACTTTCGCTTTTGATCTGTCAAAAAGTGAGCAATACCACAAACGTAGATTTCGGAAAGATTTTCGTTCCCTGTTTTCTCAGTGGTCATACTGAGTCCATtccgtgtgaaaataaaaggtgttTGTTCCTTCAAAGAATGAAAGAGCTATCCCGACCATCGTTAAAAGAGCGGCCCCTTTGAACTAAGGTAGCTAATTAATATACATTTGTGAAGTTGACATTTATAGAGGAAGCATGGCTGTATCCGAAGTTGAGTTCCCTAGGGCTGGAGAGAGTGTCAAAAATTGCATCATTTGGAAAATCAATAATAACCGATTCACTCCGTGACTTGAAActcgccattttgattttgtgTCACAATTTTGTTTTAGGGTATTCTGGTCAAGTTTATCATGATAAAGTTTGAGTCGGTCGGTTGGAAtaaagaacaaacaaattaaacgaataaaaagaaaaccagcaGCAATCCTTTGTGTGAGGCTTTTATTTTTGGAGACAGATGTGAGTATCCAAAATCGTTATGTTAATGTGTCGATCAGGAATCATGGTGCCGCTGCCGGAAACAAACCTGTAAGTTTCAAGCTGCAGAAATAGTCGAGTGGCACGGGCAGAAGACAGTAAAAACCGAGAGCAAAAGGGACGACCaactcgactctgttcttttgcccttacgaagttcgaaaatttttttttttttaagacacCATTTCCCTTAGATTGCCGCATTAATCAAGGAGTAAGTCATATATATTGAAATATAGAGCATCTATGGGCATAGCACGATACTTAAAAACTGTCTCTAACACGTTGTTCTGTTCTCAAATGGGATTTAAAATCGCTCGCCAAAGTAAACATCCACACACATATCTTGTTTGTATTGCATCAAGGTGTTGCTTCCATTAGATTTGAAGCAGCTTCATGTAATAACTGATTTCAAGTTTCGTGGTTTCCTTAATTGAAAGAAATGATGCAAATGTATTCAATGAATTTAATTTGATGTATTCATTGCTTGATGGTGACTGATCATATATCAAGTATGGAAGCCTTCACTCCCAACTGATCGAGATTTGCTTCTTCTTTAGCATATGTTAAACTTTCTTTCTTTGAGTAATATTTGTGTTACATTTCGCTCTTCCTCCTGAAAACGTCCCTTGTTCCACAAGAGTCATTCCATGGTGACTTTGGAGTGATTGGTTAGGAGACGCCaacgcttatttccctttcgtaaacggtcgttacCATTTGAAAcagtcgttgccatttctcagaacggtcgttgccatttgaaacggtcgatgccattttttagctctgaattacactcattaggtctaagaactcaaaaggttgcggttatactgggagttgtgtctcgctggtcatatgagttagggttcgggttatgGTTCTGTTTAgggcacaggcagcccaagctcaaaatgttaGGAGTTCAGTGTAACGTGACATATGCTATATTACATAACTACGCGAAACGTGACTCCCGCCTTTCAGCATATGGAGGTATTGTGTTACAACGGTTTGcttttgtaaaggtttgtatgggaaggcaacggctttgctggaaaagtcaaTTATTCTTATAAGTTGTCAATAAAATCTACTTACTCTGCTGCCGTgttgtattctttgttgtttgccagcTTCGCAGGCCGATCTAACGCGATTTCGGCGACTTGTCGTTTTGTGGGTTTCCACTGCAGTGGAATACAACACGGCAACAGAGTAAGTagattttattcacaaaatataagaataattgacttttccagcaaagccGTTGCCTTCCCATACAAACCTTCACAAAATCAAACCGTTGTAACACAATACCTCCAAGGCGGAAGTCACGTTTCGCGTAGTTATGTAATATAGCATATGTCACGTTACAATGAACTCCTAACATTTTGAGCGAGGGCTGCCtgtgtttagggtgagggctaagagcccgagttcgagtcttgaaattttcggactctttttttcctccagtttttcttttataaatgtgttttttccttttttgtcttaatttttgttaatattttttcttagtttgtttcttttaattttctttgaagtgaagtgtgtagtcgaccgttataaatggcatcaaccgtttcaaatggcaacgaccgttctgagaaatagcaacgaccgtttcaaatggcaaggaccgtttacgaaagggaaatttgcgacGCCAACCCTTGTCAGGTTTCAGAAGAAATGGTGTCTTCCTCCATACGGTTGAGCCGATAGTCGTGCAGACAAGCTCCCGCGATGGTCATTTGTCAAAGGGACAAAATCCAGTCTGTTCGCTGAACTCACGACGAAAGATCACCATGTACATAGCCTGCATGACAGGcgctttatgagccaagcgGGGCGAACGCGATATTTCGCGCGGAGCCGACACGAGCGCGAATTTTTTCTACCCCTCgtctcgcgcttcgcgctcgtgTCCGTGcgaaatagggagcttaagcacgcgcgtttttgagacgcggacggcaaccggaacaGAGCATTTCGCGTACCAGGAcaatggtgtctcccagatttttatactaatcatctctaatggtgAAAAGATACTCAGCAATTTAACTGTGGTTGtataaagacaagttaaaagtgaaaacagctcacttccggttgccgttcgcgtctcaaaaacgcgcgtgcttaagctccctaatatcgcGTTCGCGCcgcttggctcataaagcgCCTGTCATGCAGGCTACCATGTACACCACTactcgaacccattcccctttaTTGCTCGGTTAGTGACCACTTTTCCCTTCTTTCCGGGCAGAAGCGAACAAAAAAGGgaattttcaatcaaaaagtgctaaaaacaacacgatgtattttaGATGATTTCGGAGgttaaataaagtggaaaagtgagTTAAGGTGACAGGCACTTCATTTCTTAATTATTTTCAGTTGTCAGGACAGTACAGACAAAGTTTTGAACAACGAAACACAATGTACTGCGAGGCGGGAAAAACACGCACACAACCGAGACTGTGACGTCAGAATAATTAACAGTACTTGTGTGTAACCGTTATAAACTAGTGACAATGTGAATTCCAACAAGcttaaagggagagtttcacgtctctgtgCATGGGCAACCAGTTtgtttaattccattgttattgaaacaatcgaaagcactgatgcagaaAACGGAAACTATGCCATAGAAGTGGAATTATTATGCGAACAGATAACTCGTGCGTtatgacaactcgtgcgtagaataaaatGTTCGACAGCACAATAGATTTGATGgtcaaaactaaatttgatattttctgtgtaaacccgtagtatcttccaccaaatttgggccccAGTCATTCGGTGTATTTGCTTTTAATACTCTTTGTGATTaatgaacatcatctggttcagtaaaaAATCGTAAAATTTAAAACTACTAAGGCCAAAGCTTgaacatgcgcaaaaccgtgaaactgtccctttaagCTGCCGGACGTCTGTGGATCAGACTTAGGATGGAGTATTTGGTACAGGTAGAAGCTAATTCATAAACACGTATGATGCTAAGAGCCTTCTTTCGGATGCTCCCAAGGAGGCTGCCTGTGTGTGGAGGGTGAGGTGATCTCCACCTGATGGTCCTCGGGGTCCCTGAGCTGATTGGATTAAGAACTGCAGGGTAGCTTGGCGACTAATTGACAAATTTACCTCCAATCAGAGCAGGAGATCATCATTAGGAGCTAACAACCAGCTTTGATTACTCGTTTTCCacacctggggcccgtttctcgaaagtcccgaaactttcgggcccgaaaagccatttgtgaaaactgccaaccgtttgttttggaaagccgatcttttgacatgttttcaaggtgacaaaaagcaaaattactgaaattctatccgttcttgagatacaaaggaaactgtgacGACCGAAATGGCCCGCAAAGTTTCAGGACCGTTCAAGGAACGGGCCACTTCGCCATCAGgacccagttgttcgaaggatggatagtgctatccactggataaatcactatcgtGACACTTGTCAGATAAACGTCTAGGAATCCAACGATAATCAACGACTTCAGACACAATAGCAGTTACTCCGTTTGTCGTCAAGATCCGTGTAGACATTGACCGgttatgaaacagacggggatgctcgtcgtctcgcttaggggtgtaaattttggatttgggtctcgcttagggtcatccgggcaaagcgccaatattgtaagccgccaaggtctcgtttagggttccgcgaagacacacagaattacgcgaagagaaacagaagtcaaattttctttttaacttgttttcagcGGTCAAGatttccttaagccacgcccagattggtctcctttaggggtgacaaaaagcttgagccacgcccagatggtctcctttaggggttaaattaaaaatttccgacgagcatccccgtctgttccatatgggagcccttccccccccccccccttccccgggGGGATTGACGTAACCTTGAAGGaattttttatttaagtgtccagtcgttctagcgctgaagcactaacgcaaatcaagtcaaatgttgaatAACCTCTTGTTAAAGCTTACCGACAATCAATCACAATGTAACACAGTATGATAAAATTAGGACTTTGGTTAAAGTTCTCAGAGTCAGTGCGCCTGTGGTATGTGAGCGAATACGCAAGAATTAAACGGCTAATTAAGGACGCTTTGCCTGAACGGGGAAATTGACTCTACAAATTAACtctcaaattaacacacttcgaggatgacaTATACTCCTCCTGAAGAATGCGATTGATTATCATGCAAGTATTCCTCCAAATTTGTTGCATTTCTTGGCAAACCGTCGCGTCttgccggccagttctgacaaaaggaaagggAAAGTGCCAAAAGACTCTTTCGCGTCTGTTGATCGAGTCCGATCACTTAGACCCTAAAACTATCCCTAGTGAACGGGGCAAGGTTTTCAAAAATAAGGGgcaaggaaaggaaactagttgaagtcaagcggaatGTCCAGGTTCTACAAATGATAGGAACGTGTAAAAAGGTGAAAAACGAATCCATCTTAttgggtaaaaataacaaacaaacagcggttataaacataacgagacaacgcatgttgtaaaactttttatgaacttgacgtttacgtttataaccgcagtttgtttgttatttttactcaagttgaaatggccgaagaataagaccatcttattggctttttgaaaaggatgcttgcaagattcaaacagttccACTAGTTTATTCACataaaaaacaacatgaaaaacttgccagaaaatgcattaaaatttcaaatttagcgggctgtactgTTGCATACCACCCGCTAAATTAACTAATCACATCGTGCGTACTATCTAATAGATAGTTGTATCCGgacgccatgttggaggagtgaaacaaagaaacagcggccattttggaggaGTCAAATATTCTTTTAGGAATTGAACTCCACCTTTAtgcaaattcttccttttgttttagtatgcaaatattgATGCTGGTCACATGAACGAAAACTCTATAAGCTTCAGTTTACAAAATTGTTGATGCTATCCCATCAGGCTTTCATATCTTAGATGTATACGACTCTTTTTAGCTAACGTTCTGATCCGGCCCTTTCTCCTTATGATCGACGAAAACCCGCGATCGTCATCCCGGCCGGGACTGACAGGTTGCTCACCCGATTTTTTCGGCCTAACATGCTGGCAACGGCCAATCTGAAACGCCTGTACTTAATCGAATATATAACGGGATTACAGCAACTATTTACAAATCCAACAAGCATTGCCAAAATGCCAAATGGACCATTGATCTTTTTCCCACTACCAATTTCAATAAAAAGCATAATACAAAACGGTGACCAGCATACAAGATAGGCCAATGTTACTACCAACAACGTTGCCACTCCCTTGTTGCAGCTCAGTTTATGGGCCATTTTACCATGCTTAGAGTTCGTATTGTTAAAATTCATGTTGAAATCTTTGTCTTTTGTTTGCTGAAGATCTTTTAACTCTTTTTGAATTCGCTGAACCTGTTTTCGGATAACTAGACCGGTTTTGAAATAGATATATACCATTGAAATCAGAGCGATGCCGTACGTCCCTGAGACAACGGAGATCGCAAATGCAAAATTCAAACTGTTCTTAGACCAGTCCTCCGCCTTACAGGTTCCAATGTAACTAATAAAACACTCATATGAACTAACTCCAAATAACGGCAAACAGGCCCACACGGCCGAGTAACTCCACAAGATCAAGCATAGTGTAAGAGCTCTTGACTTTGTCATCTCCAGTGGATACCGGAGTGGCCTAGCTATTGCCATATAACGGTCAATAGATAACATCATGAGATGCATTATAGACGAAATACAGAATAGAAAGTTGCCAAATCCATTGAACTTGCCCCAAATGTTCCCGCACCTCCACGAGCCAGTGTTCACAGTGTCCAATGCACAAGGCATGACTAAAATAGCAACCAGAAGATCCGCAATGGATAGAGACACAAGGAAGTAGGAGTTGACAATATTTTTTAGGACGCTAGAATGACTTTGAACAGCGATGACTGCGATATTTCCAATGATGGTTAATACGAGAATTATGGTCATAACAACCATGGTGAAAATTTTCCAGCCCAGGGAAATATCTACAAGCTTAACGTCGTCCATGATCCGAGAAGTTCCTTGCGTCGACGAAGCGGTTTTGTTCATGACCTTGTATTTAAGAAGGAGAATCTGATGTGATAAAAGAAATTAGTGCAAATTAATTGACTGATATTCGTCTTAAGTGATTACGTCAGTAAGCATAGACCCCGGATTTCAATCGTGATTCCTTTCAGTTTAAATAACTACCCTTGCGGATTTCTGGGAAAATCTTACCGTACTTTCAATTGTACCGCATGTAACCGGAATAGTGAGATCTCACTTCTCCTGAACGCTTGAGATCTGTTTTTTAGATTAAGCGCGGATTTTCTGTCGCTTTGCGTTATGATTGGCTAAGGCGTTTGTTGAAATTGGACAATCAGCAATACTTCGGTTTTGAATATCGGCGCTCAATTAAACCCTCTCCAATTTTTTGAGGACTAAATTTCATAAACGTATTATGCGCCGATCCAATCGACTGGCCGTCCACATTTTAAATTTGCACCAGCATATCGTTCTCGGGCGAATTTTGTTTCCCAGAGTTGCGAAACAAAGCCGCGGTGTACGGAGTATTGATTTTTCTCTTCCCTCGTTCAGTTAGTACATATAGGAGCCGCGGTTTCACTCATCGACTCAGCGCATGTGGTAGCAATGCAGATAGTCCGTGACTTGAAAAAGACAATTTAAACCTTATTTTTTGGGCATACCGTTCAAACGCTTGTGATTTCACAgttcatttattttttgatttttattatttccaaaTGGCACAATCTCTTTAAACACGAAGTTAATACAGGGTTACATAAAAGGTTCATGATATCAAATAACCACTGTAACATTTAAAATCTGCACATACCTCGTAAAGTTAATGGAAATAAAGGGGGCAAGGATTCCTCTGTGGAAAGTGAAATTGCGGTTTGAACTTCCTATACATTCTTCGGTAAATTTTTGTTGATGTGTATAATGGAGCACGAGGTGTTTGCCGACAAATGCAAAgcggaaaattaaaaaacacgATTACAAGCTTTTAAGCCTGGCTTTATCCCTCAGCTTTGGACAATGAAAGGCTAGTAATATTCTTCTGCCGGTAATAGAGTACGCAGTGTTTGCAGACAAATGCAAAGcggaaaatttaaaaacaccGGATTACACGCTTGTAAACCTGGCTTAATTCCTCAACTTTGTACAAAGAAGGCTAGTAATTAGCTCCATTTCTAGAACCTAACCACCCAAGCTTTGTATAGAGATTCCAAATATTACAGCAGTTGTTTGACATCACAACCTCATTCAATAAAAGTCGGTCGCTCTTTGAAACATCCAAATTACGAACGTTAATAATCAAAAAAGCTCTAATCAATTTTCTTGGCAATGTCGTGGAGAGTATGTATTAAACTTCTCGGCTGTGAAAACCGCCTgagattttccttttcatttcaaaGAATATTCCTATCCTTATTGTTTTGCCAAATGATCCTGCTTTTGACGACAATTTCCTTGATAATATCCTTGATACCATTAGAAAAAAACTCTTGATCGTCAAAAGATTGGTTTGTATCGCATGACTTTTCAAATTTTCTGACAAAGGGATAAGAAGGtaaaaattgtgattttcattttcaagcgAAAAGGTTTTATTGTTTACAGCGGGTTCATTCAGTGTACCAGAACATTCTCGAATCAATAAACTGTTAATAAGAAAGAACCCGCAAGAAGTGAATGGACTTGCACATGAAATTAATTCTCTTTGGCAACATAGTTAGTCGAGTAACTATGTTGGCAAATAGTAAAATATATATCTGTGGTTCCATTACACTAATTTTCATACGGAGCTATTGTAGCAATGTATTGAGCTCAGTACATGGTACAGTAAATTTTATAGAAAAACTTTGGAAGGGCGTATTCAATGCTCTGGTGAGTGAAAGTGTTTTTTCTATTTTCCTTTCCGCGGCTTTCCGCTAACCTCTTTTCATGGAACTTACCGTATCAATAACGTGCCGGTCCATTGCGGCTAATTCCATAAAACTCATGCATTTGTTAAGACTATGATTATCTCTCAGGTAAATGGCAAATAGCTTTAGTTTCATTCGTATTACTGATTATTTGAAGCAAAAGATCACCTTTGAAGTCATCCAATTAATACATATAAATTGAACGCGATACGCCTACTATTTTCATCTCACGTTGTTCTTTGTATCTGCCAATAAACAGCCATTTCCACTTTTGAATCTCGTCAATCAAGATTCAGTCCTTTACGAATAAGAAGAtttacaaatgagaaaaatcaatttaagaaaaaaatcatttattactCACCGTGTCCATAAGCGAGAGGGATGTCTGTTTTCTTGTGGAAAAGTCTTATGAAACACCCGGCGTTTCCCGAAATTATCACTGATCCAGTAATTTTCTCTTTGATACAAAAAAATCCCATGCACAAGACTCCAAGCGTATCTCAGGCAGTAATTGCCATTGCAAAAGTCAAGCCttattgcaatttttaaaaagtcacCAGTGCATTGTTTTGGCTTATTGTTGTTGAGGATTTTGCTTACGGTTAATGTATACAACCACGAAAGCTCTCTTTGCTACTTTTGTTCGCCTTAAAGCAAAAATAACTTGAAGCCTTAAAAAGTTCAGAGATTGGGGGTAAACTTTCATATatcggactaaaatggcggacgacaaaagaaccattgttattcggATTGTAGGTCTTGCTAATGGGTAtacacctttatcact from Montipora capricornis isolate CH-2021 chromosome 12, ASM3666992v2, whole genome shotgun sequence encodes the following:
- the LOC138025406 gene encoding beta-2 adrenergic receptor-like; translated protein: MNKTASSTQGTSRIMDDVKLVDISLGWKIFTMVVMTIILVLTIIGNIAVIAVQSHSSVLKNIVNSYFLVSLSIADLLVAILVMPCALDTVNTGSWRCGNIWGKFNGFGNFLFCISSIMHLMMLSIDRYMAIARPLRYPLEMTKSRALTLCLILWSYSAVWACLPLFGVSSYECFISYIGTCKAEDWSKNSLNFAFAISVVSGTYGIALISMVYIYFKTGLVIRKQVQRIQKELKDLQQTKDKDFNMNFNNTNSKHGKMAHKLSCNKGVATLLVVTLAYLVCWSPFCIMLFIEIGSGKKINGPFGILAMLVGFVNSCCNPVIYSIKYRRFRLAVASMLGRKNRVSNLSVPAGMTIAGFRRS